The proteins below are encoded in one region of Mycobacterium botniense:
- a CDS encoding cobalamin biosynthesis protein gives MWDAAGVFGVRATRLAGVLAGYVADLLLGDPQRAHPVALFGRAAAVLERVTYRDTRTAGMVHVGVLLGALGLASVVVQGSAARRGRWCTTAAAAVATWVSLGGTSLTRAGLAMADLLDRGDLEAARNLLPTLCGRVPSSLDGAGLTRAALESVAENTSDAQIAPLLWAAVGGLPAVLGYRAVNTLDAMIGHHSPRYARFGWAAARLDDIANYAPARATAALVVACAPLVDGSRSGAVRAWRRDAVRHPSPNAGVVEAAFAGALGVQLGGPTQYRHALQLRPVLGQGRRPTVADLRRAVALSRTVQAAAVLALCVVHQLSGVGRNGRRAFPRRSSQAPRG, from the coding sequence GTGCTGGCCGGGTATGTGGCTGATCTGCTGTTGGGCGATCCACAACGAGCTCATCCGGTCGCGCTGTTCGGCCGTGCGGCGGCGGTTTTAGAGCGAGTCACCTACCGCGACACCAGGACCGCCGGAATGGTGCACGTAGGTGTCCTGCTCGGCGCGCTGGGGCTGGCGAGTGTCGTGGTGCAGGGCAGCGCCGCACGACGTGGCCGGTGGTGTACAACTGCCGCCGCCGCGGTCGCGACCTGGGTATCGCTGGGCGGAACTTCGCTGACCCGCGCCGGACTGGCGATGGCGGACCTGCTCGACCGCGGCGATCTCGAGGCAGCGCGCAACCTGCTGCCCACGCTGTGCGGGCGCGTCCCGTCCAGCCTGGACGGTGCGGGCCTCACCCGCGCAGCGCTGGAATCGGTCGCGGAGAACACCTCGGATGCGCAGATCGCACCATTGCTGTGGGCGGCGGTCGGCGGCCTCCCCGCAGTGCTGGGATACCGGGCGGTGAACACCCTGGACGCCATGATCGGCCACCACTCGCCGCGCTACGCCCGATTTGGTTGGGCAGCTGCACGATTGGACGACATAGCCAACTATGCGCCGGCGCGGGCCACCGCGGCGCTGGTGGTGGCGTGCGCGCCGCTCGTCGACGGCTCGCGGTCGGGTGCGGTGCGGGCCTGGCGGCGTGACGCCGTGCGCCATCCCAGCCCCAATGCCGGCGTCGTGGAGGCAGCGTTCGCCGGGGCGCTGGGCGTGCAGCTGGGCGGGCCTACGCAGTATCGCCACGCACTGCAGCTGCGGCCCGTCCTCGGTCAGGGTCGGCGACCCACGGTCGCCGACCTTCGCCGCGCAGTAGCGCTGTCGCGGACGGTGCAAGCCGCCGCGGTCCTCGCACTGTGCGTCGTTCACCAACTCAGCGGCGTCGGCCGTAACGGTCGGCGAGCTTTTCCTCGACGGTCATCGCAGGCGCCTCGAGGGTAG
- a CDS encoding SURF1 family cytochrome oxidase biogenesis protein, whose amino-acid sequence MRRLTLMLRPGWLALTVVVIAFTYLCFTVLAPWQLGKNAKTSRQNQRIEHSLNIAPVPLNTLLPQQDSSAPEAEWRQVTARGHYLGGTPVLARLRVAEGQPAFEVLAPFAVDGGPIVLVDRGYVRPDRGSRVPPIPPPPQQTVTITARLRNSEPPVAGKEPFSTDGLPQVYSINIDQVAALTKVPLAGSYLQLVDNQPGGLGVVGVPRLDAGPYLSYGIQWIAFGIIAPIGLGYFVFSEIRAHRRETAPKAATLEAPAMTVEEKLADRYGRRR is encoded by the coding sequence ATGCGTCGCTTGACGTTGATGTTGCGGCCCGGCTGGCTGGCGCTGACCGTTGTGGTGATCGCTTTCACGTACTTGTGTTTCACTGTGCTTGCGCCCTGGCAATTGGGAAAAAACGCCAAGACATCGCGGCAGAACCAGCGCATCGAGCACTCTTTGAATATCGCGCCGGTGCCTTTGAACACGCTGCTCCCCCAGCAGGATTCGTCAGCACCGGAGGCGGAGTGGCGGCAGGTGACAGCCCGCGGGCATTACCTGGGCGGCACGCCGGTGCTGGCCCGGTTGCGGGTGGCCGAGGGCCAGCCCGCCTTTGAGGTGCTGGCGCCGTTCGCGGTGGATGGTGGTCCTATTGTGCTCGTCGACCGTGGCTATGTGCGCCCCGACCGCGGCTCGCGGGTGCCGCCGATCCCGCCGCCTCCGCAGCAGACGGTCACCATTACGGCGCGGTTGCGCAACTCTGAGCCGCCTGTTGCGGGTAAGGAGCCGTTCTCCACAGACGGTCTCCCACAGGTCTATTCGATCAATATCGATCAAGTCGCGGCGCTGACCAAAGTTCCGCTGGCCGGATCCTATCTGCAACTAGTCGACAACCAGCCCGGCGGACTGGGCGTGGTCGGTGTACCGCGCCTGGATGCGGGACCGTACCTGTCGTACGGCATCCAGTGGATCGCGTTTGGCATCATCGCGCCGATCGGGTTGGGCTACTTCGTGTTTTCTGAAATCCGCGCCCACCGCCGGGAGACGGCGCCGAAGGCAGCTACCCTCGAGGCGCCTGCGATGACCGTCGAGGAAAAGCTCGCCGACCGTTACGGCCGACGCCGCTGA
- a CDS encoding low molecular weight protein-tyrosine-phosphatase, translated as MHITFVCTGNICRSPMAEKMFAHQLRQRGLGDTVRVSSAGTGSWHVGNCADERAVRVLRAHGYPTEHRASQLDSEHLAADLLVALGRNHVRLLRDMGVEAERIRMLRSFDPRSGAYPLDVDDPYYGDHHDFERVFTVIEAALPGLHDWVDERLAENGHR; from the coding sequence CTGCACATCACCTTCGTCTGCACCGGCAACATCTGCCGCTCGCCGATGGCTGAGAAGATGTTCGCCCACCAATTGCGGCAGCGTGGACTGGGGGACACGGTGCGGGTCAGCAGTGCCGGTACCGGCAGCTGGCATGTCGGCAACTGCGCCGACGAGCGCGCTGTTCGGGTGTTGCGTGCCCACGGCTACCCCACCGAGCATCGCGCCAGTCAACTTGATAGCGAGCACCTGGCGGCCGATCTGCTGGTCGCGCTGGGCCGCAATCATGTTCGGCTGCTGCGAGACATGGGTGTGGAGGCCGAGCGGATCCGGATGCTGCGGTCTTTCGACCCGCGTTCGGGTGCTTACCCGCTCGACGTCGACGACCCCTATTACGGCGACCACCACGATTTCGAGCGGGTTTTCACCGTCATCGAGGCGGCGCTGCCCGGCCTGCACGACTGGGTTGACGAACGACTGGCCGAAAACGGACACCGCTAA
- a CDS encoding HAD-IA family hydrolase: protein MTGVAADRPQLVIFDLDGTLTDSADGIVSSFRHALHQVGARVPDGDLVARVVGPPAHHTFAALKLGELTGPAVAAYRADYRTRGWAMNRVYDGIAELLSDLGAAGVRMAVATSKAEPTARRILAHFGLDRHFEVIAGASSDGSRSSKAEVLAHALAQLQPLPDRVLMVGDRRHDVDGAAAHGIDTVVAGWGYGHADFGDGDLQPTRAATVAELREVLGV from the coding sequence GTGACAGGCGTTGCGGCAGACAGGCCCCAGTTGGTGATCTTCGACCTTGACGGCACTCTCACCGATTCGGCGGACGGGATCGTCTCCAGTTTCCGCCACGCATTGCACCAGGTCGGAGCCCGGGTGCCCGACGGCGACCTGGTCGCTCGCGTTGTCGGCCCACCCGCACACCACACGTTTGCCGCGCTCAAACTCGGCGAGCTCACCGGCCCCGCAGTGGCCGCGTATCGGGCCGACTACAGAACTCGCGGCTGGGCGATGAACAGGGTGTACGACGGGATCGCGGAGCTGCTGTCCGACCTGGGCGCCGCCGGTGTGCGGATGGCGGTCGCGACCTCCAAAGCGGAGCCCACCGCGCGGCGCATCCTGGCCCACTTCGGGCTCGACCGGCACTTCGAGGTCATCGCCGGGGCCAGCAGCGACGGCTCCCGCAGCAGCAAGGCCGAGGTGCTGGCCCACGCGCTGGCCCAACTGCAGCCGCTGCCCGACCGGGTGCTGATGGTCGGCGACCGCCGCCACGACGTCGACGGCGCGGCCGCACACGGTATCGACACGGTGGTGGCGGGCTGGGGCTACGGGCACGCTGATTTCGGTGACGGCGACCTCCAGCCGACGCGCGCCGCCACCGTCGCCGAGCTTCGGGAGGTGCTCGGTGTCTGA
- the cobC gene encoding Rv2231c family pyridoxal phosphate-dependent protein CobC: protein MTILNSSPPAPRYHGDQAAAPGLLDFAVNIRHERPPAWLTQRLAARLVDLARYPGGDDERHARDAVAARHGRTREEVVLLAGAAEGFALLPNLGPTRAAIIAPSFTEPDTVLAAAGVPVCHVVLRPPFRLAGARPPDEADLVVVGNPTNPTAVLHSRDEILALRRPGRILVVDEAFADAVPGEPESLAGDSLGDVLVLRSLTKTWSLAGLRVGYVLGSPDVLARLTARRAHWPVGTLQLTAIAACCAPRAVAAAAAEAARLTQLRTQMVAGLRSVGVDVVEGRAPFVLFRVPDGELMRTRLRDKGIAVRRCDTFVGLEGDYLRAAVRAEWPLLVEAIAGELASGATR from the coding sequence GTGACGATTCTGAACTCCAGCCCGCCCGCGCCGCGATACCACGGCGATCAGGCCGCGGCGCCCGGACTGCTGGATTTCGCCGTCAACATCCGCCACGAGCGACCCCCGGCGTGGCTGACGCAGCGGCTGGCCGCCCGGCTGGTGGATCTGGCGCGGTACCCGGGCGGCGACGACGAGCGGCATGCGCGCGACGCCGTCGCCGCGCGCCATGGCCGCACCCGCGAGGAGGTCGTGCTGCTGGCCGGGGCGGCAGAAGGCTTTGCGTTGCTGCCCAATCTGGGTCCGACACGGGCCGCGATCATCGCGCCCTCGTTCACCGAGCCGGACACGGTGCTGGCCGCGGCGGGGGTGCCGGTTTGCCATGTGGTGCTGCGGCCACCATTCCGCCTCGCCGGCGCACGCCCCCCCGACGAGGCAGATCTCGTGGTGGTCGGCAACCCCACCAACCCGACCGCGGTGCTGCACAGCCGCGACGAGATTCTCGCGCTGCGCCGACCGGGCCGGATCCTGGTGGTCGACGAGGCGTTCGCCGATGCGGTTCCCGGCGAGCCCGAATCGCTGGCCGGTGACTCGCTTGGCGACGTGCTGGTGCTGCGCAGCCTGACCAAGACGTGGTCGCTGGCCGGATTGCGGGTGGGTTATGTGCTCGGCTCACCCGACGTGCTGGCCCGGCTGACCGCGCGGCGCGCGCACTGGCCGGTGGGCACTTTGCAGCTGACGGCGATCGCGGCCTGCTGCGCGCCGCGGGCGGTGGCCGCTGCCGCGGCCGAGGCAGCGCGGTTGACGCAGTTGCGCACACAGATGGTGGCTGGCCTGCGCTCGGTGGGTGTCGATGTGGTTGAGGGACGGGCACCGTTCGTCTTGTTCCGCGTGCCCGACGGTGAACTGATGCGAACTCGGCTGCGTGACAAGGGTATCGCGGTACGCCGGTGTGATACGTTCGTCGGGCTGGAAGGGGACTATTTGCGGGCTGCGGTGCGCGCGGAGTGGCCGCTGCTGGTCGAGGCGATCGCCGGGGAGTTGGCGAGTGGAGCCACCAGGTGA
- a CDS encoding Nif3-like dinuclear metal center hexameric protein, with protein sequence MSVRLAEVIGVLDQAYPPRLAQSWDAVGLVCGDPEDVVESVTVAVDPTPAVVDQVPERGLLLAHHPLLLRGVHTVAADTPKGALVHRLIRTRRSLFTAHTNADAASPGVSDALAHTLGLTVEEVLDPLPAGDLDKWVIYVPPEHAEAVRVAVFEAGAGHIGDYSHCSWSVTGTGQFLPHDGASPTVGKVGAVERVIEDRVEVVAPARARAQLVAAIRAAHPYEEPAFDVFALAPLPGDVGLGRIGSLPHPEPLRAFVSRVAAALPPTSWGVRASGDPEMPVSRVAVCGGAGDSLLATVASSGVHAYVTADLRHHPADEHRRASDVALIDVAHWASEYPWCEQAAELLRSAFGTKLPVRVCAVRTDPWNLANEIRRDH encoded by the coding sequence GTGAGTGTGCGGCTAGCCGAGGTGATCGGCGTGCTCGACCAGGCCTACCCCCCGCGGCTGGCCCAGTCCTGGGATGCGGTTGGCCTGGTCTGCGGAGACCCCGAGGATGTGGTGGAGTCGGTGACGGTTGCGGTGGACCCGACACCGGCGGTCGTCGACCAAGTCCCCGAGCGCGGCCTGCTGCTGGCCCACCACCCGCTGCTGTTGCGCGGGGTGCACACCGTGGCAGCCGACACGCCCAAAGGTGCGCTCGTGCATCGGCTTATCCGGACCAGGCGGTCCCTGTTCACCGCACACACCAACGCCGACGCTGCATCACCGGGGGTGTCCGACGCGCTGGCGCACACACTGGGCCTGACCGTCGAGGAGGTGCTCGATCCGCTGCCGGCGGGTGATCTCGACAAATGGGTCATCTACGTGCCGCCCGAGCACGCAGAAGCGGTGCGGGTGGCCGTGTTCGAGGCCGGCGCCGGCCACATCGGTGATTATTCGCACTGCAGCTGGAGCGTCACCGGTACCGGACAGTTCCTCCCGCACGACGGGGCGTCGCCCACAGTAGGCAAAGTGGGCGCCGTTGAGCGGGTGATCGAGGATCGCGTCGAAGTCGTCGCGCCCGCGCGGGCGCGGGCGCAGCTCGTGGCCGCGATCCGCGCCGCACACCCCTACGAGGAGCCGGCGTTCGACGTCTTCGCGCTGGCGCCGCTGCCCGGGGATGTGGGGCTGGGCCGGATCGGCTCGTTGCCGCACCCGGAACCGTTGCGGGCTTTCGTATCTCGGGTGGCAGCCGCATTACCCCCGACGTCGTGGGGAGTGCGCGCATCCGGCGACCCCGAGATGCCGGTGTCACGCGTGGCGGTGTGCGGCGGAGCCGGGGACTCGCTGCTGGCTACTGTGGCGTCCAGCGGTGTGCACGCCTACGTCACCGCCGACCTGCGCCACCATCCGGCTGACGAACATCGCCGGGCTTCGGATGTCGCCCTCATCGACGTTGCGCACTGGGCCAGCGAATACCCCTGGTGCGAACAGGCGGCCGAGCTGCTCAGGTCGGCTTTCGGCACGAAGCTGCCGGTCCGGGTGTGCGCCGTCCGCACCGATCCGTGGAACCTCGCAAACGAAATCCGGAGAGATCACTGA
- a CDS encoding zinc ribbon domain-containing protein: MKAAVAQQRSLLELAELDAELSRIQHRLTHLPEKQNHQRVHAEHAAAKDRLASARIALADLDAEISRVESEIDAVRRREERDRSLLASGATDAKQLSDLQHELETLQRRQASLEDSLLEMMERREDLQERQDTESAEITKLQGELASAQQALDAALAEIDRARHQRVLRREELTAALDPELVALYERQRARGGPGAGVLENGRCGACRIEIGRGELARISAAAEDDVLRCPECSAILLRVKDFG, from the coding sequence ATGAAAGCAGCTGTGGCACAGCAACGTTCGCTACTGGAGTTGGCGGAGTTGGATGCTGAGCTGTCCCGGATCCAGCATCGGCTCACCCACCTGCCGGAAAAACAAAACCACCAACGTGTACACGCCGAACATGCCGCCGCCAAAGACCGCTTGGCTTCCGCGCGAATCGCTTTGGCGGACTTGGATGCCGAAATTTCACGCGTCGAGTCGGAAATCGACGCGGTGCGCCGCCGCGAAGAGCGGGACCGCTCGTTGCTTGCCTCGGGCGCAACGGATGCCAAACAGTTGTCTGATCTGCAACATGAGCTGGAAACCCTGCAACGCCGCCAGGCCAGTCTGGAAGATTCGCTTTTGGAGATGATGGAGCGGCGTGAGGACCTGCAGGAACGCCAGGATACCGAATCGGCGGAGATCACCAAGCTGCAAGGTGAGCTGGCCAGTGCGCAGCAGGCGTTGGACGCCGCGCTGGCCGAGATTGACCGGGCCCGCCATCAGCGGGTGCTGCGGCGTGAGGAGTTGACCGCAGCGCTGGATCCCGAACTTGTCGCTCTCTACGAACGGCAGCGTGCCCGGGGAGGGCCCGGTGCCGGGGTGTTGGAAAACGGCCGGTGTGGTGCGTGCCGGATTGAAATCGGCCGGGGCGAGCTGGCGCGGATATCAGCAGCAGCCGAGGACGACGTGCTGCGCTGCCCGGAATGCAGCGCGATCTTGTTGCGGGTTAAGGACTTCGGTTAG
- a CDS encoding bifunctional RNase H/acid phosphatase, whose product MKVIVEADGGSRGNPGPAGYGSVVWTADHTTVLAESKKAIGRATNNVAEYRGLIAGLEEAARLGATEVAVLMDSKLVVEQMSGRWQVKHPALAQLYAQARELASKFDQVSYSWVSRERNAYADRLANEAMDAAAVETPAESIAEPAKTAASHTPSPPGWTGARGTPTRLLLLRHGQTKLSVQRRYSGRGNPALTDVGWRQADAAARYLARRGGITAVFSSPLQRCYDTAAVVAKALGLDVAVDDDLVETDFGAWEGLTFAEAAQRDPELHRRWLHDTSIPPPGGESFDSVYVRVRRARDRISAERGGTNVLVVSHVTPIKMLLRIALDAGPGILYRLHLDLASLSIAEFYPDGASAVRLVNQTFHP is encoded by the coding sequence GTGAAAGTCATCGTCGAAGCCGATGGCGGGTCGCGGGGCAATCCGGGACCAGCTGGATACGGCTCAGTGGTGTGGACTGCCGACCACACCACAGTGCTGGCGGAGAGCAAAAAGGCGATCGGACGGGCCACCAACAACGTCGCCGAATATCGCGGCCTGATCGCCGGTTTGGAGGAGGCCGCGAGACTCGGAGCCACCGAGGTGGCGGTACTGATGGATTCCAAACTGGTGGTTGAGCAGATGTCCGGGCGCTGGCAGGTCAAGCACCCTGCTCTGGCGCAGCTGTATGCCCAAGCCCGCGAGCTGGCGTCGAAATTCGACCAAGTCAGTTATTCCTGGGTTTCGCGGGAACGCAATGCGTACGCCGATCGGCTGGCCAACGAGGCGATGGATGCCGCCGCTGTGGAGACACCCGCAGAGTCGATCGCAGAACCTGCGAAAACAGCGGCATCCCATACACCGTCACCGCCGGGGTGGACCGGTGCCCGTGGCACACCCACCCGGCTGCTGCTGTTGCGGCACGGCCAGACGAAGCTGTCGGTGCAGCGCCGCTATTCGGGTCGGGGTAACCCGGCGCTGACCGACGTGGGTTGGCGCCAGGCCGACGCGGCGGCACGCTACCTGGCGCGGCGCGGCGGGATCACGGCGGTGTTCAGCTCGCCGCTGCAGCGGTGTTATGACACCGCGGCGGTCGTCGCCAAGGCCCTGGGCCTGGATGTGGCGGTCGACGACGACCTGGTCGAAACCGACTTCGGCGCCTGGGAGGGGCTGACCTTCGCCGAAGCTGCCCAACGCGATCCTGAGCTGCATCGGCGCTGGTTGCACGACACCAGCATCCCGCCGCCGGGCGGTGAGAGCTTCGACAGCGTCTACGTGCGGGTGCGCCGGGCGCGCGACCGGATCAGCGCCGAGCGCGGCGGAACGAACGTGCTGGTGGTATCGCATGTGACACCGATCAAGATGCTGCTGCGCATCGCTCTGGACGCGGGACCGGGAATCTTGTATCGGCTGCATCTGGATCTGGCGTCGTTGAGCATCGCCGAGTTCTATCCCGACGGGGCATCGGCGGTGCGGCTGGTGAACCAGACCTTTCACCCGTGA
- a CDS encoding MOSC domain-containing protein: MAVDPAVQMRVVSLHRYPVKSMLGEDVDSVVVDERGVVGDRRLALIDSLTGRVASAKQPRLWRDLLQCRASGDPGAVRIRLPDGVCVAAEAPETDDLLSRVVRRPVRMVSTRPPGAALERPDPECVLELGVDAEVDARVLEIAQATPGDSFTDLAPLHAITTATVERIGVEALRYRPNLVIATPPGFPPYAENNWTGKELTVGEARLRALKPTSRCAVPTLEHGALPAAPHALRIPLAENRVDTGSGRVPCAGAYFTVLTPGLIRTGDPVTVHEQPVRA; encoded by the coding sequence ATGGCTGTCGACCCCGCGGTGCAGATGCGGGTGGTGAGTTTGCATCGCTACCCGGTGAAGTCGATGCTCGGCGAGGACGTGGACAGCGTCGTCGTCGACGAGCGCGGCGTGGTGGGAGATCGGCGGCTGGCGCTGATCGACAGCCTGACCGGGCGGGTCGCCAGCGCGAAACAGCCACGGCTGTGGCGGGATTTGCTGCAGTGCCGCGCCAGCGGGGACCCCGGAGCGGTCCGTATCCGGCTGCCCGACGGAGTCTGTGTGGCCGCCGAGGCACCCGAGACCGACGATTTGCTCAGCCGCGTCGTGCGTCGGCCGGTGCGCATGGTGAGCACGCGCCCGCCAGGGGCCGCCTTGGAACGACCCGACCCGGAGTGCGTGCTGGAACTGGGCGTGGACGCCGAAGTCGACGCTCGCGTTCTGGAGATCGCCCAAGCCACTCCCGGCGACTCCTTCACCGACCTGGCCCCGCTGCACGCGATCACGACGGCCACTGTCGAGCGCATCGGCGTGGAGGCGTTGCGCTACCGGCCCAACCTGGTGATCGCGACACCGCCCGGATTCCCACCCTACGCGGAAAACAACTGGACAGGAAAAGAGTTGACCGTCGGCGAAGCCCGGCTACGTGCCCTGAAACCCACCTCGCGGTGCGCGGTTCCCACGCTCGAGCACGGCGCGCTGCCGGCTGCCCCGCACGCGCTGCGCATACCCCTGGCCGAGAACCGGGTCGACACGGGTTCTGGGCGAGTGCCTTGCGCCGGAGCGTATTTCACGGTACTGACCCCCGGCCTCATCCGCACCGGTGACCCCGTCACCGTGCACGAACAGCCAGTCCGCGCATAG
- a CDS encoding cytochrome P450 — MTHPAIGPDLDEFDPAELQQGLLMQVENVHERLREARERHRVMLGSPFSETASQQLGADGVTVLGYDECQTVLTHPETFSSAIYEQIMGPVMGRTLLELEGSEHRASRALVSPSFRAALLERWRSELVEVVVDELIDRFASRGRAELVREFTFAFPVQVIARIMGLPRRDYPRFQRLSIELLNVVYDWDRGIAASAALKEYLGGVLAQRRREPQDDLISTLAESEIDGARLTDPEIFAFLLLILPAGVETTYRASGNLLVALLTEPALWDAVRADRGMVRGAIEEGLRWEPPITSVMRRTVRDCELGGVEIPAGTNVNVSVAAANRDPTRYRDPDRFDPARKNIAHLTFGGGPHLCLGMHLARMEAAVAINALLDRVPDLRLDPAAPPPRVVGVAFRSPTALPVRFTPV; from the coding sequence ATGACCCACCCGGCTATCGGCCCGGATCTCGACGAGTTCGACCCGGCAGAGCTGCAACAGGGGCTGCTCATGCAGGTCGAAAACGTGCATGAGCGGCTGCGTGAGGCGCGTGAGCGCCATCGCGTCATGCTCGGCAGCCCGTTCAGCGAAACCGCGAGCCAGCAGCTGGGCGCCGACGGTGTGACCGTGCTCGGCTACGACGAGTGCCAGACCGTGCTCACCCACCCCGAGACGTTCTCCTCAGCGATCTACGAGCAGATCATGGGCCCGGTCATGGGCCGCACCCTGCTCGAGCTCGAAGGCAGCGAACATCGGGCCAGCAGAGCATTGGTGTCCCCGTCGTTCCGGGCGGCGCTGCTGGAGCGCTGGCGCAGCGAGCTGGTGGAGGTGGTGGTCGACGAGCTCATCGATCGGTTCGCTTCGCGCGGGCGCGCCGAGCTGGTGCGTGAATTCACCTTCGCGTTCCCCGTGCAGGTGATCGCACGGATCATGGGCCTGCCCCGCCGGGACTATCCGCGGTTTCAGCGGCTTTCCATTGAGCTGCTCAACGTGGTCTACGACTGGGACCGCGGTATCGCCGCGTCGGCGGCGCTGAAGGAGTATCTCGGCGGGGTGCTCGCCCAGCGGCGGCGCGAACCGCAGGACGACCTGATCAGCACCCTGGCCGAATCGGAGATCGACGGCGCCCGGCTCACCGACCCCGAAATCTTCGCGTTCCTGCTGCTGATCCTGCCGGCCGGGGTGGAGACCACCTACCGGGCCTCGGGCAACCTGCTGGTCGCCCTGCTCACCGAGCCGGCGCTGTGGGACGCGGTGCGCGCGGATCGCGGTATGGTCCGCGGCGCCATCGAGGAGGGGCTGCGCTGGGAACCGCCCATCACCTCGGTGATGCGAAGGACAGTGCGCGACTGCGAGCTCGGCGGGGTCGAGATCCCGGCGGGCACCAACGTCAATGTCAGCGTCGCAGCCGCCAATCGCGACCCCACCCGCTACCGGGACCCGGACCGCTTCGACCCCGCCCGTAAGAACATCGCGCACCTGACGTTCGGCGGCGGCCCGCACCTATGCCTGGGTATGCACCTGGCCCGGATGGAAGCGGCCGTCGCGATCAACGCGCTGCTCGACCGGGTGCCGGATCTGCGGCTCGACCCGGCAGCGCCGCCGCCGCGGGTCGTCGGCGTGGCATTCCGTTCGCCGACCGCCCTGCCGGTGCGGTTCACACCGGTGTAG